One Kribbella sp. NBC_00662 genomic region harbors:
- a CDS encoding ABC transporter ATP-binding protein → MVKNAVSCREVVVVRGDREVLHGVGFDLRAGTVTGLLGPSGCGKTTLIRAIVGLQARVTGDVSVLGLPAGAPKLRGRIGYVTQEPSVYGDLTVAENLRFFAAVLGVASSDVERVIEAVDLTSHANSRVDRLSGGQRSRASLAAALLGSPELLVLDEPTVGLDPVLRRDLWELFHKLADDGATLLVSSHVMDEASRCDRLLLMRDGDLLADDTPRALLDSVGTEDIEQAFLTLIDRKAGAR, encoded by the coding sequence ATGGTGAAAAACGCGGTGAGTTGCCGTGAGGTGGTCGTCGTCCGCGGCGACCGGGAGGTGCTGCACGGGGTCGGGTTCGACCTCCGGGCCGGGACGGTGACCGGGCTGCTCGGGCCGTCCGGCTGTGGCAAGACGACGCTGATCCGAGCGATCGTCGGCCTGCAGGCTCGCGTGACCGGTGATGTGTCGGTGCTGGGACTGCCGGCCGGTGCGCCGAAACTGCGCGGCCGGATCGGGTACGTGACCCAGGAGCCCAGCGTGTACGGCGATCTGACCGTCGCGGAGAACCTCCGCTTCTTCGCCGCGGTGCTCGGCGTCGCGTCGTCCGACGTGGAGCGGGTGATCGAGGCGGTCGACCTGACGAGTCATGCCAACTCCCGCGTCGACAGGCTCTCCGGCGGTCAACGCTCCCGGGCGTCCTTGGCCGCCGCACTACTCGGCAGCCCCGAGCTCCTGGTGTTGGACGAGCCAACGGTCGGCCTCGACCCTGTGCTGCGCCGTGATCTCTGGGAGTTGTTCCACAAGCTGGCCGACGACGGCGCGACGCTGCTGGTCTCGAGTCATGTGATGGACGAGGCTTCTCGCTGCGATCGGCTGCTGCTGATGCGGGACGGCGACCTGTTGGCCGACGACACCCCTCGGGCGCTGCTCGACTCGGTCGGCACCGAAGACATCGAGCAGGCGTTCCTTACTCTGATCGACCGGAAGGCTGGTGCGCGATGA
- a CDS encoding HDIG domain-containing metalloprotein gives MQIPTDAEIRALHREYAPSPDAFDLVFEHCRLVCSIAEQFFAGLDVDTDLVRAGALLHDIGVYRLESSAYVRHGVLGHELLASLGFPVEICRFASCHTGVGITRDDVVRQALPIPVDDYLPRTPEEELVLYADKFHSKRTPPVFLTGDTYAAEVARFGPDKARRFAALRSTYGDPALSALSDSTGYAVI, from the coding sequence ATGCAGATCCCGACCGACGCCGAGATCCGTGCGCTGCACCGGGAGTACGCGCCGTCGCCGGACGCCTTCGACCTCGTCTTCGAGCATTGCCGACTGGTCTGCTCGATCGCGGAGCAGTTCTTCGCCGGGCTCGATGTCGACACCGATCTCGTGCGGGCCGGCGCTCTGCTGCACGACATCGGGGTCTATCGGCTCGAGTCGTCGGCTTATGTCCGGCACGGCGTTCTCGGGCATGAATTGCTTGCGTCGCTGGGTTTCCCGGTCGAGATCTGCCGGTTCGCGTCCTGCCACACCGGCGTCGGGATCACCCGGGACGACGTCGTGCGCCAGGCGCTGCCGATCCCGGTCGACGACTACCTGCCCCGGACGCCGGAGGAGGAGCTGGTCCTGTACGCGGACAAGTTCCACAGCAAGCGCACGCCGCCGGTGTTCCTGACCGGCGACACGTACGCCGCGGAGGTCGCGCGATTCGGACCGGACAAGGCGCGGCGGTTCGCCGCGCTGCGTTCGACGTACGGCGATCCCGCGTTGAGCGCGTTGAGTGACTCGACCGGGTACGCCGTTATCTGA
- a CDS encoding TetR family transcriptional regulator — MTASRRTPGRRPGGPDTRGEILHAARESFADKGFAATSIRAVARQAEVDAALVHHYFDSKEELFIEAMAIPVDPRLIAANIVGGPREETGRRIATAFLGVWESPDGQQRMKALFRSVVSSDEVARMMREGITQMIVQPVSQMLDVPDAQLRVSLVATQLVGVAVVRYLVGLEPVASVDVETLIDRLAPVLQQHLTG, encoded by the coding sequence GTGACAGCTTCCCGCCGTACGCCGGGACGCCGCCCCGGTGGACCGGACACCCGGGGAGAGATCCTGCACGCAGCTCGGGAATCCTTTGCGGACAAGGGATTCGCGGCCACCTCGATCCGCGCGGTCGCCCGGCAGGCCGAGGTCGACGCGGCACTGGTGCATCACTACTTCGACAGCAAGGAAGAGCTGTTCATCGAGGCGATGGCCATCCCGGTCGACCCCCGCCTGATCGCCGCGAACATCGTCGGCGGGCCGCGCGAGGAGACCGGCCGGCGGATCGCGACCGCGTTCCTCGGCGTCTGGGAGTCGCCGGACGGACAGCAGCGGATGAAGGCGCTGTTCCGCAGCGTGGTCAGCAGCGACGAGGTGGCCCGGATGATGCGGGAAGGCATCACCCAGATGATCGTCCAGCCGGTCTCGCAGATGCTCGACGTACCGGACGCGCAGCTGCGGGTCTCGCTCGTCGCCACTCAGTTGGTCGGGGTCGCGGTCGTTCGCTATCTGGTCGGGCTCGAGCCGGTCGCGTCCGTCGACGTCGAGACGCTGATCGACCGGCTGGCACCCGTTCTCCAGCAGCATCTGACCGGCTGA
- a CDS encoding sugar phosphate isomerase/epimerase family protein yields the protein MNPRTTAKIGLSTASVYPESTASGFELAARLGYDGVEVMIGIDPLSTQIDAIQRLVDYHQLPVLALHAPTLLIMQRVWGTDPWSKLERSAEAAKELGADVVVVHPPFRWQRDYARGFVEGIARLEAETGVTLAVENMYPWRAPGRDLQAYAPSWDPTEQSYAHTTLDLSHASTAEQDCVELAATMGKSLTHVHLTDGTGSAKDEHLVPGRGTQRAADLLGALANQDFRGHIIIEINTRRATSRSEREVDLVESLEFTRKHFVRSASRRTSFAVTPEGEISELTP from the coding sequence ATGAACCCCCGCACAACCGCGAAGATCGGTCTGTCCACAGCCTCCGTCTACCCCGAGTCGACCGCGAGCGGCTTCGAGCTCGCCGCCCGCCTCGGGTACGACGGCGTCGAGGTGATGATCGGGATCGATCCGCTCAGCACCCAGATCGACGCGATCCAGCGACTCGTCGACTACCACCAGCTCCCCGTGCTGGCGCTGCACGCGCCGACACTGCTGATCATGCAGCGGGTGTGGGGGACCGACCCGTGGAGCAAGCTCGAGCGCAGCGCCGAGGCCGCGAAGGAGCTCGGCGCGGACGTGGTCGTCGTCCACCCGCCGTTCCGCTGGCAGCGTGACTACGCGCGTGGCTTCGTCGAGGGGATCGCCCGGCTGGAGGCCGAGACCGGCGTGACGCTCGCGGTGGAGAACATGTACCCGTGGCGCGCACCGGGCCGGGACCTGCAGGCCTACGCGCCGAGCTGGGACCCGACCGAGCAGTCGTACGCGCACACCACCCTCGACCTGTCGCACGCGTCGACGGCCGAGCAGGACTGCGTCGAGCTGGCCGCGACGATGGGCAAGAGCCTGACCCACGTCCACCTGACCGACGGGACGGGCTCCGCGAAGGACGAGCACCTGGTGCCGGGCCGCGGGACCCAGCGGGCGGCGGATCTGCTCGGCGCGCTGGCCAACCAGGACTTCCGCGGGCACATCATCATCGAGATCAACACCCGTCGCGCGACCAGCCGCTCCGAGCGTGAGGTCGACCTGGTCGAGTCGCTGGAGTTCACCCGCAAGCACTTCGTCCGGAGCGCGTCCCGCCGTACGTCGTTCGCCGTCACCCCGGAAGGTGAGATCTCGGAGCTGACGCCGTGA
- a CDS encoding Ppx/GppA family phosphatase, which yields MRLGVLDVGSNTVHLLVVDAHRGAAPLPAYSHKTELRLAEHLDKDGKIDQSGADGLIAFTKEAVELAEDKGCESVLAFATSALREAPNGEKVLDRVRSETGVDLEVLSGEDEARLTFLAVRRWFGWSSGRLAVFDIGGGSLEIAAGSDEQPTVAASVQLGAGRLTREALTADPPDKDQVRELRRRIRLEMAAVAGPVLRAGKPQRAVATSKTFRSLARIAGAAPSADGPYVARTLNRDDLSDWIPKLTKMTAADRAALPGVSAGRSTQLVAGALVADAVMDLFDLPALEVCPWALREGVILSRLDQLQPR from the coding sequence ATGCGGCTCGGCGTACTCGACGTGGGATCAAACACCGTCCACCTGCTCGTGGTGGACGCGCATCGCGGTGCCGCGCCGCTCCCGGCGTACTCGCACAAGACCGAGCTGCGGCTGGCCGAGCACCTCGACAAGGACGGGAAGATCGACCAGTCCGGAGCGGACGGGCTGATCGCGTTCACCAAGGAAGCAGTCGAGCTGGCCGAGGACAAGGGCTGCGAGTCGGTGCTCGCGTTCGCCACGTCCGCGCTGCGCGAGGCTCCGAACGGCGAGAAGGTGCTGGACCGGGTCCGGTCCGAGACCGGCGTGGACCTCGAGGTGCTGAGCGGCGAGGACGAGGCCCGGCTGACGTTCCTCGCCGTACGGCGTTGGTTCGGCTGGTCGTCCGGCCGCCTGGCTGTGTTCGACATCGGCGGCGGGTCGCTGGAGATCGCGGCCGGATCCGACGAGCAGCCGACCGTGGCGGCATCGGTCCAGCTCGGCGCGGGCCGGCTGACCCGCGAGGCCCTGACCGCGGATCCGCCGGACAAGGACCAGGTCCGCGAGCTGCGCAGGCGGATCCGGCTGGAGATGGCGGCCGTCGCAGGTCCGGTACTGCGAGCCGGGAAGCCGCAGCGTGCTGTGGCCACCAGCAAGACGTTCCGCTCCCTGGCCCGGATCGCCGGAGCGGCTCCGTCCGCCGACGGACCCTATGTCGCCCGCACGCTGAACCGCGACGACCTGAGCGACTGGATCCCGAAGCTGACCAAGATGACGGCCGCCGATCGGGCCGCGCTGCCCGGGGTGTCGGCCGGCCGCTCGACCCAGCTCGTCGCCGGCGCGCTGGTCGCGGACGCCGTGATGGATCTCTTCGACCTGCCCGCGCTCGAGGTCTGCCCGTGGGCCCTCCGCGAGGGCGTCATCTTGTCCCGGCTCGACCAGCTGCAACCCCGGTGA
- a CDS encoding NAD-dependent epimerase/dehydratase family protein has protein sequence MRTVVIGGTGHIGTYLVPALVRLGHQVTVLSRGERTPYQSDGAWLQVELLQVDREAEDAAGTFGQRVAELGPDVVIDLICFTEDSARQLAEAVQGKIQHLLHCGTIWVHGPSVIVPTREDTPRRPFGDYGVQKAAIEAYLLGKARRDGLPVTIVHPGHICGPGWTPVNPAGNFDLGVFDKLAQGDGVLLPNFGLETLNPVHAADVAGVFLAALANRSTALGESFHAVASDAVTLRGYAESVASRFGQDARLTFASWDEWQRTVSERDAGATKDHIQHSPNCSMDKAARLLGFRPRYSAIEAALAGIDWLVDNGKIATT, from the coding sequence ATGCGTACGGTCGTCATCGGAGGCACCGGTCATATCGGCACTTATCTGGTCCCGGCGTTGGTCCGCCTGGGGCATCAGGTCACGGTGCTCAGTCGCGGCGAACGTACGCCGTACCAGTCGGACGGAGCGTGGCTGCAGGTCGAGCTGCTCCAGGTCGACCGGGAGGCGGAGGACGCTGCCGGGACGTTCGGGCAGCGGGTCGCAGAGCTGGGTCCGGACGTGGTGATCGACCTGATCTGCTTCACCGAGGACAGCGCGCGGCAGCTGGCCGAAGCGGTGCAGGGAAAGATCCAGCACCTCCTGCACTGCGGCACGATCTGGGTGCACGGCCCGAGCGTGATCGTCCCGACCCGGGAGGACACGCCACGCAGGCCGTTCGGCGACTACGGCGTACAGAAGGCCGCGATCGAGGCGTACCTGCTCGGCAAAGCGCGCCGCGACGGCCTGCCGGTCACGATCGTCCACCCCGGTCACATCTGCGGTCCCGGATGGACCCCGGTCAACCCGGCCGGCAACTTCGATCTCGGCGTCTTCGACAAGCTTGCCCAGGGCGACGGTGTCCTGCTGCCGAACTTCGGTCTGGAGACGCTCAACCCGGTCCACGCCGCCGACGTGGCGGGCGTCTTCCTGGCCGCGCTCGCGAACCGTTCGACCGCGCTCGGCGAGAGCTTCCACGCGGTCGCGAGCGACGCGGTGACGCTGCGCGGGTACGCCGAGAGCGTGGCGAGCCGGTTCGGTCAGGATGCCCGGCTGACCTTCGCGTCCTGGGACGAGTGGCAGCGGACGGTGTCCGAGCGGGATGCGGGAGCCACGAAGGACCACATCCAGCACAGCCCGAACTGCTCGATGGACAAGGCGGCCCGCCTGCTCGGCTTCCGGCCGCGCTACTCCGCCATCGAGGCGGCGCTGGCCGGTATCGACTGGCTCGTCGACAACGGCAAGATCGCTACTACTTAG
- a CDS encoding VOC family protein — translation MRLDHLSYACGPEGCRATVERLSTLLGAEFVDGGVHPRFGTVNHILPLENDRYIEVVDVLDHPASDKAPFGQAVRARKELGGGWLGWVVAVRDMERMEQRLGRQAVPGNRHRPDGVNLTWRQIGVRGLMADPQLPFFIHWDDLDEHPSVGGKGLKLTALEIAGDPVRVTDWIGHPADHLLNDLDVAWVGPNGQPGLNAAVFDTPNGIVRI, via the coding sequence ATGCGTCTGGATCATCTGTCGTACGCGTGCGGGCCCGAGGGGTGTCGTGCGACCGTCGAGCGGTTGTCCACGCTGCTCGGAGCGGAGTTCGTCGACGGTGGGGTGCACCCGCGCTTCGGCACGGTCAACCACATCCTCCCGTTGGAGAACGACCGCTACATCGAGGTGGTCGACGTGCTGGACCACCCGGCTTCCGACAAGGCTCCGTTCGGGCAGGCGGTGCGGGCCCGCAAGGAGCTCGGCGGCGGCTGGCTGGGCTGGGTGGTTGCCGTCCGCGACATGGAGCGAATGGAGCAGCGCCTCGGCCGGCAGGCGGTTCCGGGCAACCGGCACCGGCCCGACGGGGTGAACCTGACCTGGCGGCAGATCGGCGTCAGGGGTCTGATGGCCGACCCGCAACTGCCGTTCTTCATCCACTGGGACGACCTCGACGAGCACCCGTCGGTCGGCGGCAAGGGCCTCAAGCTGACCGCGCTCGAGATCGCCGGCGACCCGGTCCGCGTCACCGACTGGATCGGCCACCCGGCCGACCACCTGCTGAACGACCTCGACGTCGCGTGGGTCGGGCCGAACGGTCAGCCCGGTCTCAACGCCGCTGTCTTCGACACCCCGAACGGCATCGTCCGGATCTAG
- a CDS encoding wax ester/triacylglycerol synthase family O-acyltransferase, translated as MTRVGPLDAMFLGGETREQPMHVGGLMLFELPEGAGRDHVFPESSRDFVSRLYHDMVAAPEVNPLFARRVRNRPVDLGYWSWEQDDEIDLEYHVRLSALPRPGRFRELFELTSRLHGTLLDRHRPLWEMHLIEGVEGRRFAIYSKIHHSLIDGVTALRWMQDTLTTDPTRTDMPATYALPQSHQPVEPAAGWLPSLARMPVDAVKTFAGLAGLPVAGIKGLVRSTMPFQAPRTIFNQGVSGARRFAAQSWGIERLEKVRAITGATLNDVLLAMCSGALRNYLLELNALPDKALTAMVPVSLRDRDGAPGGGNSLATLIADLATDQADPERRIRRIMASTAHGKSVLSDLSPLQNLIVGALGFGVAGPAAVLPGVAGRTTPPYNVVISNVPGPTESPLYWNRSRLLGMYPASIVLNGQALNISVTSYDHQLHFGLIGDRRAVPHLQRLLGHLETSLADLENIH; from the coding sequence GTGACCAGGGTGGGGCCGCTGGACGCGATGTTCCTGGGTGGGGAGACCCGGGAGCAGCCGATGCACGTGGGTGGGCTGATGTTGTTCGAGCTTCCGGAGGGGGCCGGGCGGGATCATGTTTTTCCCGAGAGCTCGCGGGATTTCGTGTCGCGGCTCTACCACGACATGGTCGCGGCGCCCGAGGTGAATCCGCTGTTCGCGCGGCGGGTGCGGAACCGGCCGGTCGACCTCGGCTACTGGTCCTGGGAGCAGGACGACGAGATCGACCTCGAGTACCACGTCCGGTTGTCGGCGCTGCCGCGCCCGGGGCGGTTCCGCGAGCTGTTCGAGCTCACCAGCCGCCTGCACGGCACGCTCCTGGACCGTCACCGTCCGCTGTGGGAGATGCATCTGATCGAGGGCGTCGAAGGCCGCCGCTTCGCCATCTACAGCAAGATCCACCATTCCCTGATCGACGGCGTCACCGCCCTCCGCTGGATGCAGGACACCCTCACCACAGACCCCACCAGAACAGACATGCCCGCCACCTACGCGTTGCCGCAGTCGCACCAGCCGGTCGAGCCTGCTGCAGGATGGCTGCCGTCGCTCGCACGGATGCCGGTCGATGCGGTGAAGACCTTCGCCGGTCTGGCCGGTCTGCCGGTGGCCGGCATAAAGGGGCTGGTGCGGTCGACCATGCCGTTTCAGGCGCCTAGGACGATCTTCAATCAAGGGGTGAGTGGGGCGCGGCGGTTCGCGGCTCAGTCCTGGGGGATCGAGCGGTTGGAGAAGGTGCGGGCGATCACCGGCGCGACGTTGAACGACGTCCTGCTGGCGATGTGCTCAGGGGCCTTGCGCAACTATCTGCTCGAGTTGAACGCCCTGCCGGACAAGGCGTTGACGGCCATGGTGCCGGTCTCGTTGCGTGACCGTGACGGCGCACCCGGCGGTGGCAACTCACTCGCCACGCTGATCGCGGACCTCGCCACCGACCAAGCGGATCCCGAGCGCCGCATCCGCCGCATCATGGCCTCGACCGCGCACGGCAAGAGCGTGCTGTCCGACCTCAGCCCGCTGCAGAACCTGATCGTCGGCGCCCTCGGCTTCGGCGTGGCCGGACCGGCCGCAGTACTCCCCGGCGTCGCAGGCCGTACGACGCCGCCGTACAACGTGGTGATCTCGAACGTCCCAGGCCCTACCGAGAGCCCGCTGTACTGGAACCGCTCGCGGCTGCTCGGGATGTATCCGGCGAGCATCGTGCTCAACGGCCAGGCGCTGAACATCAGCGTCACCAGCTACGACCACCAGCTGCACTTCGGCCTGATCGGCGACCGTCGTGCGGTCCCGCACCTGCAACGCCTGCTCGGCCATCTCGAGACCTCACTCGCCGATCTCGAGAACATCCACTAG